A genomic window from Sanguibacter antarcticus includes:
- a CDS encoding YbaK/EbsC family protein, which yields MAEHPSPPAPAAPPRLGTVTWVRAVDHPELLAGPVHAALLEWAHHDPSVSDQVHVAEIDPTVSDTAAMSEQYDIPMHASVNCVLVAGKREGVERTAAAAVRASTRADVNGTIKRLLDVRKASFVPTERAVDESGMEYGGITPIGLPSGWLVLLDAAARDGWIVIGSGVRRSKIALPGDLLATLRGVQVVEDLAR from the coding sequence ATGGCAGAGCATCCTTCCCCGCCCGCTCCAGCAGCGCCGCCACGGCTCGGCACCGTCACATGGGTCCGCGCCGTCGACCACCCCGAGCTCCTCGCGGGGCCGGTGCACGCCGCGCTGCTGGAGTGGGCTCACCACGACCCGTCGGTGAGCGATCAGGTGCACGTCGCCGAGATCGACCCGACCGTCTCCGACACCGCGGCGATGAGCGAGCAGTACGACATCCCCATGCACGCCTCGGTCAACTGTGTCCTCGTCGCCGGCAAGAGGGAAGGCGTCGAGCGCACCGCGGCCGCTGCCGTCCGCGCCTCGACGCGCGCGGACGTCAACGGCACCATCAAGCGCCTGCTCGACGTCCGCAAGGCGTCCTTCGTGCCGACCGAGCGTGCGGTCGACGAGTCCGGCATGGAGTACGGCGGCATCACGCCCATCGGCCTGCCGTCGGGCTGGCTCGTGCTCCTCGACGCGGCCGCTCGCGACGGATGGATCGTCATCGGCTCCGGGGTGCGCCGGTCGAAGATCGCTCTCCCCGGCGATCTGCTCGCGACCCTGCGCGGCGTCCAGGTCGTCGAGGACCTCGCCCGATGA
- a CDS encoding DNA polymerase Y family protein, which translates to MDTAHRTAVVWVPDWPVLAAMRADDVSAGTPSAVQDGRRVTAVSALARAQGVRRGMRLRAAQECCPGVELLPVDEGRDTREFEPVAVAVETLVAGLEIARPGLVLLPAAGASRYHGSEENLARRLVETIAERTGHECQVGIADGILAALLAARTSQILPPGTSVGYLAPHPLEALLHASTTPQAVAEVRGLVDLWGRLGLHTLGDLAALAEADVHTRFGAQGRWAHRLARGADLRPPARRRIEADIEVGCVLDPPAERVDIATFAARSLAEELYALVLERSVTCGRIRITARTESGTDLVRTWRTDDGALGGLSAARITDRVRWQLEGWLSAARLTGDDDDPEPAALVRLGITAEDIAPAGSQQGRLWGAASGHDLRARRVTERVQGLLGGDAVLSASIQGGRGLVDQVHLVPWGDADAAARPVDRPWPGRLPDPAPATVLTDPAPVQVLDATGQSVGVSVRLTLSGEPTVIVTEDGTHRVSGWAGPWPVAERWWTATPQRRVYLQAMLDDGDALLLACTGGRWTCEALYD; encoded by the coding sequence GTGGACACTGCGCACCGGACCGCTGTCGTCTGGGTCCCGGACTGGCCCGTGCTGGCTGCGATGCGGGCGGACGACGTCTCGGCAGGCACCCCGTCGGCGGTCCAGGACGGTCGTCGCGTCACGGCGGTCTCGGCGCTCGCACGCGCCCAGGGAGTTCGCCGAGGCATGCGTCTGCGGGCCGCTCAGGAGTGCTGCCCCGGCGTGGAGCTGCTGCCTGTCGACGAGGGGCGCGACACCCGGGAGTTCGAGCCTGTCGCCGTGGCGGTGGAGACCCTCGTGGCGGGGCTGGAGATCGCCCGTCCTGGTCTCGTCCTGCTGCCTGCCGCAGGCGCGAGCAGGTATCACGGGTCGGAGGAGAACCTCGCGAGGCGTCTCGTGGAGACGATCGCCGAGCGCACCGGGCACGAGTGCCAGGTGGGGATCGCCGACGGGATCCTCGCGGCCCTCCTCGCGGCACGGACCTCGCAGATCCTGCCGCCAGGAACGTCGGTCGGCTACCTCGCCCCGCACCCGCTCGAGGCGCTGCTCCACGCCTCGACGACGCCCCAGGCCGTGGCAGAGGTCCGCGGGCTCGTCGACCTGTGGGGGCGGCTCGGTCTGCACACCCTGGGCGACCTCGCGGCGCTCGCCGAGGCGGACGTCCACACACGCTTCGGTGCCCAGGGGCGCTGGGCGCACCGGCTCGCTCGCGGCGCCGACCTGCGTCCACCGGCACGTCGGCGCATCGAGGCGGACATCGAGGTGGGGTGCGTCCTCGACCCGCCGGCCGAGCGCGTCGACATCGCGACCTTCGCCGCTCGTTCGCTCGCCGAAGAGCTCTACGCGCTCGTCCTCGAACGCTCCGTGACGTGCGGACGCATCCGGATCACCGCCCGCACCGAGTCGGGCACCGACCTCGTCCGGACCTGGCGCACCGACGACGGCGCCCTCGGCGGGCTCTCCGCCGCCCGCATCACCGACCGCGTGCGCTGGCAGCTCGAAGGATGGCTGTCCGCCGCACGCCTCACCGGGGACGACGACGACCCGGAGCCCGCCGCGCTCGTCCGGCTCGGGATCACGGCCGAGGACATCGCCCCCGCCGGCTCGCAGCAGGGCCGGCTGTGGGGCGCCGCGAGCGGTCACGACCTGCGGGCGCGTCGCGTCACCGAGCGCGTCCAAGGCCTTCTCGGCGGCGACGCGGTGCTCAGCGCGAGCATCCAGGGCGGTCGCGGCCTCGTCGACCAGGTGCACCTCGTCCCCTGGGGGGACGCCGACGCCGCCGCGCGACCCGTCGACCGGCCCTGGCCCGGCCGGCTCCCCGACCCGGCACCCGCGACCGTCCTCACCGACCCCGCCCCCGTGCAGGTCCTCGACGCGACCGGGCAGAGCGTCGGCGTCAGCGTGCGGCTGACCCTGAGCGGGGAGCCCACCGTGATCGTCACCGAGGACGGCACTCACCGCGTCAGCGGCTGGGCCGGCCCGTGGCCGGTCGCGGAACGCTGGTGGACCGCCACGCCCCAGCGCAGGGTGTACCTCCAGGCGATGCTCGACGACGGCGACGCCCTCCTGCTCGCGTGCACCGGGGGCCGATGGACCTGCGAGGCGCTCTATGACTGA
- a CDS encoding ArsR/SmtB family transcription factor yields MPLHALGVDTPLNELKAELFKALAHPVRVRALELLATGPHAVADMLVATGMEASHLSQHLSVLRRSGLVTAQREGNTVTYRLANPEVANLLVVARTVLVQALSTSNDALTELLHQDDDRPSSTQQNGGAL; encoded by the coding sequence ATGCCACTGCACGCCCTCGGCGTCGACACCCCGCTCAACGAGCTCAAGGCGGAGCTGTTCAAAGCCCTCGCCCACCCCGTGCGCGTCCGCGCGCTCGAGCTCCTCGCCACAGGCCCCCACGCCGTCGCAGACATGCTCGTCGCGACCGGCATGGAAGCCTCGCACCTCTCCCAGCACCTGTCCGTGCTGCGCCGCTCCGGCCTCGTCACCGCACAGCGCGAAGGCAACACCGTGACCTACCGGCTCGCCAACCCCGAGGTCGCGAACCTCCTCGTCGTCGCCCGCACCGTCCTCGTCCAAGCGCTCAGCACCAGCAACGACGCGCTCACCGAGCTCCTCCACCAAGACGACGACCGCCCCAGCAGCACCCAGCAGAACGGCGGTGCGCTGTGA
- a CDS encoding YbhB/YbcL family Raf kinase inhibitor-like protein: MELTRPVPPDPYSLLPQVPSFTLTSTDLTDGAPLDPQFSQAGDNASPHLAWSGFPEGTQSFLLNVFDPDAPTPAGWWHWTVVDLPTDVTELELGDGSSDLMLPGAAFHVRNDGGEYDYSGAAPPRGDRAHRYVFAVHALDVDTLDADPDDGATLVAFKAVFHTIARATLTATFQLS; the protein is encoded by the coding sequence ATGGAACTCACCCGGCCCGTGCCTCCCGACCCGTACTCGCTCCTGCCGCAGGTCCCCTCCTTCACCCTCACGAGCACCGATCTCACCGACGGCGCCCCGCTCGACCCGCAGTTCTCCCAGGCCGGCGACAACGCCTCGCCGCACCTGGCCTGGTCTGGTTTCCCGGAAGGCACCCAGTCCTTCCTCCTCAACGTGTTCGATCCCGACGCCCCGACGCCTGCCGGCTGGTGGCACTGGACCGTCGTCGACCTGCCGACGGACGTCACCGAGCTCGAGCTCGGTGACGGCTCGAGCGACCTCATGCTCCCGGGCGCGGCGTTCCACGTGCGCAACGACGGCGGCGAGTACGACTACTCCGGAGCGGCCCCGCCGCGCGGCGACCGCGCGCACCGGTACGTCTTCGCGGTCCACGCGCTCGACGTCGACACGCTCGACGCCGACCCGGACGACGGCGCCACCCTCGTGGCGTTCAAGGCGGTCTTCCACACCATCGCGCGAGCGACGCTGACGGCGACGTTCCAGCTGAGCTAG
- a CDS encoding GNAT family N-acetyltransferase: protein MITTRVASRADAPALAALAARTFPLACPPGTNPDDIAEFLATVLSADGFTVFLTDPTHTILVADERSAVGPVAYAMLVAGEIADPEVAVSVTAAAPLMLSKFYALPAQHGGGAAHTLMDAVVAHAVHHGADVLWLGVNEHNARARRFYEKSGFEVVGSKHFRLGSQVHDDFVMVRQVAPAG, encoded by the coding sequence ATGATCACCACACGCGTCGCGTCGCGTGCCGACGCCCCAGCCTTGGCAGCGCTCGCTGCGCGGACGTTCCCGCTCGCCTGCCCGCCGGGCACGAACCCTGACGACATCGCCGAGTTCCTCGCCACGGTGCTCTCCGCCGACGGCTTCACCGTGTTCCTCACCGACCCGACGCACACGATCCTCGTCGCCGACGAGAGGTCCGCCGTCGGTCCGGTCGCGTACGCCATGCTCGTGGCCGGCGAGATCGCAGACCCCGAGGTCGCTGTGTCCGTCACGGCTGCCGCGCCGCTCATGCTCAGCAAGTTCTACGCGCTGCCGGCTCAGCACGGTGGCGGTGCGGCGCACACCCTCATGGACGCGGTCGTCGCCCACGCGGTGCACCACGGCGCCGACGTGCTCTGGCTCGGTGTCAACGAGCACAACGCGCGGGCTCGCCGCTTCTACGAGAAGTCAGGGTTCGAGGTCGTGGGCTCCAAGCACTTCCGTCTGGGCTCCCAGGTGCACGACGACTTCGTCATGGTCCGGCAGGTCGCTCCCGCCGGGTAG
- a CDS encoding serine hydrolase domain-containing protein, translating to MRSVEIVESWPVTNASVAVISADGDVLGSHGDLDHVYRLASVTKLLTSYAVLVAVEEGVVELDDPAGPDGATVRHLLAHAGGYDFSERTVRAAPGARRIYSNVGFEVLGETVEARSGIVFADYVRDAVLVPLGMTSTSCTGSPAAGASSTVNDLVRFASEVQHPTLLHPTTVAEATSVVFPGLVGVVPGFGRQTPNDWGLGFEIRDGKSPHWTGATSSPRTFGHFGQSGTFVWVDPDARLACVALTDRDFGPWAAQVWPVFTDGVLAEVAGAAGTAG from the coding sequence ATGCGTAGCGTGGAGATCGTCGAGTCCTGGCCCGTGACGAACGCCTCGGTGGCGGTGATCTCAGCCGACGGCGACGTCCTCGGGTCCCACGGGGACCTCGACCACGTGTACCGGCTCGCCTCGGTGACGAAGCTCCTCACGTCCTACGCGGTGCTCGTCGCCGTCGAGGAAGGGGTGGTCGAGCTCGATGACCCGGCCGGACCGGACGGCGCGACCGTACGTCACCTGCTCGCGCACGCGGGCGGCTACGACTTCAGCGAACGCACGGTGCGGGCCGCGCCGGGTGCGCGGCGCATCTACTCCAACGTGGGCTTCGAGGTGCTGGGCGAGACGGTCGAGGCGCGGTCAGGGATCGTCTTCGCGGACTATGTCCGTGACGCGGTGCTCGTCCCGCTGGGCATGACGTCGACGTCGTGCACGGGGTCTCCGGCAGCGGGGGCGTCGTCGACGGTGAACGATCTCGTCCGGTTCGCGAGCGAGGTCCAGCACCCGACGCTCCTGCACCCGACGACGGTGGCGGAGGCGACCTCTGTCGTGTTCCCCGGCCTCGTCGGCGTGGTACCCGGTTTCGGTCGCCAGACGCCGAACGACTGGGGGCTGGGCTTCGAGATCCGGGACGGGAAGTCGCCGCACTGGACCGGGGCCACCAGCTCTCCTCGGACCTTCGGCCACTTCGGTCAGTCCGGCACGTTCGTGTGGGTCGACCCGGACGCGCGGTTGGCGTGCGTCGCTCTCACGGACCGGGACTTCGGGCCGTGGGCTGCCCAGGTGTGGCCGGTGTTCACGGACGGTGTGCTCGCCGAGGTCGCTGGCGCCGCGGGCACTGCTGGCTGA
- a CDS encoding error-prone DNA polymerase, with amino-acid sequence MTERPPPYAELHAHSAFSFLDGACHPEQMAAEAVRLGLSALAITDHDGLYGVVRFAEAARTVGLPTVFGAELHLPGPDGVLDAPTGVPDPRASHLLVLARGPQGYRNLSRAIATAHLATGHKGAADYTLEHLGEEAAGEWLVLTGCRKGAVRQALGGGRSSWDPDAARTELDRLVATFGHDNVAVELTDTGDPFDGERNDLLVDLAQATGLPYVATTGAHYAHPRDANLAAALAAIRARSSLDDMDGWLPAAPTAHLRSAAEMLARHRRHPQAVPAAAALAAECAFDLALVAPNLPPYPVPAGHTEATWLRELVARGALDRYGPRGAERIPGAYAQIDHELTVIENLDFPGYFLIVFDLVEFCRTHRILAQGRGSAANSAVCYALGITAVDAVRHGLLFERFLAPERDGPPDIDVDIESGRREEVIQHVYTTFGRTHAAQVANIISYRPRSAVRDAARALGYDVGQQDAWSKRIERWGSLRPTDTPEPAHPAALPPGIPTARGDRSQARDGMWPLPPETQGGDVDGIPDPVVDLAEQLLRLPRHLGIHSGGMVMCDRPVIEVCPVEWARMPGRTVLQWDKEDCADAGLVKFDLLGLGMLTALRIGFDLVEEHEGVTLTLHGLPEDDPAVYDLLCAADTIGVFQVESRAQMSTLPRLQPRTFYDIVIEVALIRPGPIQGGSVHPYINRARGREKVTYLHPLLEKSLAKTLGVPLFQEQLMQMAIDVAGFTPTEADQLRRAMGSKRSTERMEALHDRLLDGMAANGISTVTGEQIFDKLKAFADFGFPESHAYSFAYLVYASAWLKVRHPAAFYAGLLAAQPMGFYSPQSLVADARRRGVTVLRPDVAASGVEAGLERVAGPDRGHAPERADPPAPAGGVLAVRMGLASVRSVGADVARRLVDERTSGGPFIDLRDLARRVRLTTAQLEALATAGALDCLGVDRREALWAAGALAQEQPGTLPGVSVGVSAPTLPGMSEIETAVADVWATGVSVDSYPTQYVRPSLVAAGVLTVDAVFTHEDGRRVAVAGVVTHRQRPGTARGVTFLSIEDETGMLNVICSPGLWQRFRRVARTSAALVVRGRIERADGATNLVAEHLAPLSLQVRTSSRDFR; translated from the coding sequence ATGACTGAGCGACCGCCGCCCTACGCAGAGCTGCACGCGCACTCCGCCTTCAGCTTTCTCGACGGCGCGTGCCACCCCGAGCAGATGGCGGCCGAGGCCGTGCGCCTCGGTCTCTCCGCGCTCGCGATCACCGACCACGACGGTCTGTACGGCGTCGTCCGCTTCGCCGAGGCCGCACGCACGGTGGGGCTCCCCACCGTGTTCGGTGCCGAGCTCCACCTGCCCGGCCCCGACGGAGTCCTCGACGCCCCCACGGGCGTCCCCGACCCGCGCGCCTCGCACCTGCTCGTCCTGGCCCGCGGACCCCAGGGCTACCGCAACCTCTCGAGAGCGATCGCCACCGCACACCTCGCCACCGGCCACAAAGGAGCAGCGGACTACACCCTGGAGCACCTCGGAGAGGAGGCCGCCGGGGAGTGGCTCGTCCTCACAGGCTGCCGCAAGGGCGCCGTGCGCCAAGCACTGGGAGGCGGCCGGTCCTCCTGGGACCCGGACGCAGCCCGCACCGAGCTCGACCGGCTCGTCGCGACCTTCGGCCACGACAACGTGGCCGTCGAGCTCACCGACACCGGCGACCCCTTCGACGGCGAGCGCAACGACCTCCTCGTCGACCTCGCCCAGGCGACCGGCCTGCCGTACGTCGCCACGACCGGAGCCCACTACGCCCACCCCCGGGACGCGAACCTCGCCGCAGCGCTCGCGGCCATCCGCGCCCGGTCCTCCCTCGACGACATGGACGGCTGGCTGCCCGCCGCGCCCACCGCCCACCTGCGCTCTGCCGCCGAGATGCTCGCCCGCCACCGTCGTCACCCGCAGGCGGTGCCGGCGGCGGCAGCGCTCGCCGCCGAGTGCGCGTTCGACCTCGCGCTCGTCGCCCCGAACCTCCCGCCCTACCCGGTGCCCGCCGGGCACACGGAGGCGACCTGGCTGCGCGAGCTCGTCGCGCGCGGGGCGCTCGACCGCTACGGTCCCCGCGGCGCGGAACGCATCCCCGGCGCCTACGCCCAGATCGACCACGAGCTCACGGTCATCGAGAACCTCGACTTCCCCGGGTACTTCCTCATCGTCTTCGACCTCGTGGAGTTCTGCCGCACCCACCGCATCCTCGCCCAAGGCCGAGGGTCGGCAGCCAACTCGGCCGTCTGCTACGCGTTAGGGATCACCGCGGTCGACGCCGTCCGCCACGGACTGCTCTTCGAGCGCTTCCTCGCACCCGAGCGCGACGGACCGCCCGACATCGACGTCGACATCGAGTCCGGCCGTCGCGAAGAAGTCATCCAGCACGTCTACACGACGTTCGGGCGCACGCACGCAGCACAGGTCGCCAACATCATCTCCTACCGACCACGGTCAGCCGTCCGGGACGCAGCACGAGCCCTCGGCTACGACGTCGGTCAGCAGGACGCCTGGAGCAAGCGCATCGAACGGTGGGGCTCGCTGCGCCCGACCGACACGCCCGAACCTGCCCACCCGGCAGCACTGCCGCCCGGGATCCCGACCGCGCGCGGCGACCGCTCGCAGGCCCGCGACGGCATGTGGCCGCTCCCGCCCGAGACCCAGGGCGGCGACGTCGACGGCATCCCCGACCCCGTCGTCGACCTCGCCGAGCAGCTCCTGCGCCTCCCACGGCACCTGGGCATCCACTCCGGCGGCATGGTCATGTGCGACCGCCCCGTCATCGAGGTGTGCCCCGTCGAGTGGGCGCGCATGCCCGGACGCACCGTCCTGCAGTGGGACAAGGAAGACTGTGCCGACGCCGGGCTCGTGAAGTTCGACCTCCTCGGCCTCGGCATGCTCACCGCCCTGCGGATCGGCTTCGACCTCGTCGAGGAGCACGAAGGGGTCACGCTCACCCTCCACGGGCTCCCCGAGGACGACCCGGCCGTCTACGACCTCCTGTGCGCCGCCGACACCATCGGGGTGTTCCAGGTGGAGTCGCGCGCCCAGATGTCCACGCTGCCCCGCCTGCAACCCCGAACCTTCTACGACATCGTCATCGAGGTCGCCCTCATCCGTCCCGGCCCCATCCAGGGCGGTTCGGTGCACCCCTACATCAACCGCGCTCGCGGACGAGAGAAGGTCACCTATCTCCACCCGCTGCTCGAGAAGTCCCTCGCCAAGACGCTCGGCGTGCCGCTCTTCCAGGAGCAGCTCATGCAGATGGCGATCGACGTCGCCGGCTTCACCCCGACCGAGGCAGACCAGCTGCGGCGTGCGATGGGGTCGAAGCGCTCGACCGAGCGCATGGAAGCCCTCCACGACAGGCTGCTCGACGGCATGGCCGCGAACGGCATCAGCACCGTGACCGGCGAGCAGATCTTCGACAAGCTCAAGGCCTTCGCCGACTTCGGCTTCCCCGAGTCGCACGCCTACTCCTTCGCCTACCTCGTCTACGCGAGCGCGTGGCTCAAGGTGCGGCACCCGGCGGCGTTCTATGCAGGTCTCCTGGCAGCGCAGCCCATGGGCTTCTACTCCCCGCAGTCCTTGGTCGCCGACGCGCGGCGTCGCGGCGTCACGGTGCTGCGGCCCGACGTCGCGGCGTCCGGTGTCGAAGCAGGCCTGGAGCGCGTCGCAGGCCCGGACCGGGGGCACGCACCGGAGCGGGCGGACCCGCCTGCTCCGGCGGGCGGGGTGCTCGCCGTGCGCATGGGCCTCGCGTCGGTGCGCAGCGTGGGCGCCGACGTGGCCCGGCGCCTCGTCGACGAACGGACCAGCGGTGGACCGTTCATCGACCTGCGCGACCTCGCCCGCAGGGTGCGCCTGACCACGGCACAGCTCGAGGCGCTGGCCACGGCCGGTGCGCTCGACTGTCTCGGGGTCGATCGCCGGGAGGCGTTGTGGGCTGCCGGCGCGCTCGCCCAAGAGCAGCCGGGCACTCTGCCCGGGGTCTCGGTCGGGGTGTCTGCCCCGACGCTCCCGGGCATGAGCGAGATCGAGACCGCGGTCGCCGACGTCTGGGCGACCGGCGTGAGCGTGGACTCCTACCCGACGCAGTACGTGCGGCCGAGCCTCGTCGCCGCAGGCGTCCTCACGGTCGACGCGGTCTTCACGCACGAGGACGGGCGCCGGGTCGCCGTCGCCGGGGTCGTCACCCACCGGCAGCGGCCGGGTACGGCGCGCGGCGTGACGTTCTTGTCGATCGAAGACGAGACGGGCATGCTCAACGTCATCTGCTCACCGGGGTTGTGGCAACGGTTCCGCCGGGTGGCACGCACGTCGGCCGCGCTCGTGGTCCGTGGACGCATCGAACGCGCGGACGGCGCCACCAACCTCGTCGCCGAGCATCTTGCGCCGTTGTCGTTGCAGGTTCGAACTTCTTCACGAGACTTTCGCTGA
- a CDS encoding SulP family inorganic anion transporter: protein MNQDWQLARTRLAARTLPRRSDYAGLRRSWRGDLIAGVTVSVVALPLALGFGVTSGVGARAGIITAIVAGIVAGFFGGSNLQVSGPTGAMTVVLVPVVAQYGPSSVVVVSIMAGIVVVAVGLLGMGRLVNYIPWPVVEGFTFGIGAIIFLQQVPLALDTTAAAGENTAVVAVRTLAATAWPDALPALGVVLLVIATMLLITRVRRTLPASLFAIVAATIVAHVAHLDVRTIGALPAILNAPHLPSTDLETVRSLVSAALAVAALAALESLLSAQVADGMADDIPRTQPNRELVGQGLANIASGLFGGMPATGAIARTAVNLRSGAHTRVAAITHAVALAAIVLAAAPLVAQIPLSALAGVLIVTALRMIDLRTARSILRSTRSDGLVFALTAFATMAFDLITAVGLGVLAAILLALRALARASHLDRVPVHDTEVSTEDEHQLLSEHIAVYRIDGALFFADARRFLDELLEVTDVHVVILRLKNVTMLDASGANALSQLVQDLARHHVAVLVKGLRPEHRHVMASVGVLAELERRNHLFVDLDTAIEHARKHVRRAQAAIDTA from the coding sequence GTGAACCAGGACTGGCAGCTCGCCCGCACCCGCCTCGCGGCGCGCACCCTCCCCCGCCGCAGCGACTACGCAGGCCTGCGCCGCTCGTGGCGCGGCGACCTGATCGCCGGAGTGACCGTCTCCGTCGTCGCCCTCCCGCTCGCGCTCGGCTTCGGCGTCACCTCAGGCGTCGGCGCGAGGGCCGGGATCATCACCGCCATCGTCGCCGGGATCGTCGCCGGGTTCTTCGGCGGGTCCAACCTCCAGGTCTCCGGCCCCACCGGCGCCATGACCGTCGTCCTCGTCCCCGTCGTCGCCCAGTACGGCCCCAGCTCCGTCGTCGTCGTCTCCATCATGGCCGGCATCGTCGTCGTCGCCGTCGGGCTCCTCGGGATGGGACGCCTCGTCAACTACATCCCCTGGCCCGTCGTCGAAGGCTTCACCTTCGGCATCGGCGCGATCATCTTCCTCCAGCAGGTCCCCCTCGCCCTCGACACCACCGCGGCCGCCGGAGAGAACACCGCCGTCGTCGCCGTCCGCACCCTCGCCGCGACCGCCTGGCCAGACGCCCTGCCCGCCCTGGGCGTCGTCCTCCTCGTCATCGCCACCATGCTCCTCATCACCCGGGTCCGGCGCACCCTGCCCGCCTCGCTCTTCGCGATCGTCGCCGCCACGATCGTCGCCCACGTCGCGCACCTCGACGTCCGCACCATCGGGGCGCTCCCCGCCATCCTCAACGCACCCCACCTCCCGAGCACCGACCTCGAGACCGTCCGGTCCCTGGTCTCCGCCGCCCTCGCCGTCGCCGCCCTCGCCGCCCTCGAGAGCCTGCTCTCCGCCCAGGTCGCCGACGGGATGGCAGACGACATCCCCCGCACCCAACCCAACCGCGAGCTCGTCGGCCAAGGCCTGGCCAACATCGCGAGCGGCCTCTTCGGCGGCATGCCCGCCACCGGCGCCATCGCCCGGACCGCCGTCAACCTGCGCTCCGGCGCACACACCCGCGTCGCAGCGATCACGCACGCTGTCGCGCTCGCCGCCATCGTCCTCGCCGCCGCACCCCTCGTCGCACAGATCCCCTTGAGCGCGCTCGCGGGCGTGCTCATCGTCACCGCGCTGCGCATGATCGACCTGCGCACGGCACGCTCGATCCTGCGCTCCACCCGGTCCGACGGGCTCGTGTTCGCGCTCACAGCGTTCGCCACGATGGCGTTCGACCTCATCACGGCAGTCGGTCTCGGTGTGCTCGCGGCGATCCTCCTCGCCCTGCGAGCGCTCGCGCGGGCGAGCCACCTCGACCGGGTGCCGGTCCACGACACCGAGGTGAGCACCGAGGACGAGCACCAGCTCCTCAGCGAGCACATCGCCGTGTACCGGATCGACGGGGCGCTCTTCTTCGCGGACGCCCGACGGTTCCTCGACGAGCTGCTCGAGGTGACCGACGTCCACGTGGTCATCCTGCGGCTGAAGAACGTCACGATGCTCGACGCGAGCGGGGCGAACGCCCTCTCCCAGCTCGTGCAAGACCTCGCACGCCACCACGTCGCCGTCCTCGTCAAGGGACTGCGGCCCGAGCACCGGCACGTCATGGCCTCGGTCGGGGTCCTGGCGGAGCTCGAGCGCCGCAACCACCTGTTCGTCGACCTCGATACGGCGATCGAGCACGCCCGCAAGCACGTCCGCCGTGCGCAGGCAGCCATCGACACCGCATGA
- a CDS encoding dihydrodipicolinate synthase family protein, whose translation MPSIGPLVAYPLTPRGEDGRLLTGSFERLVDAAITAGASAVGVLGSTGGFAYMPRSARKRITRSAVEVAAGRVPVIVGVGALSTAEVVANLAEAHAAGASGALLQPMAYQPLQPDEIYGLYRDAAASSDIPLWVYNNPGTTGHRFGVDELARLARLSGVAGFKDRGANGPDVKDRIEKITAELPQRTANRLDWGFSGDGLGAQILLAGASAWHSSIAGVLPDICVAITRAATSGQAAEARTLQLQLTPLAIIVRQYGGIRVAHAIAEILGLAPGALPKPLLPLPVDARMLVQITVEAIKVPKPPAPKRERTQATRPTSEDETRATAAEESAAAGRHSG comes from the coding sequence ATGCCTTCGATCGGTCCTCTCGTCGCGTACCCGCTCACCCCACGAGGGGAGGACGGGCGCTTGCTGACCGGTTCGTTCGAGCGTCTGGTCGACGCAGCGATCACGGCCGGTGCCAGCGCGGTCGGGGTCCTCGGGAGCACCGGTGGCTTCGCGTACATGCCGCGCAGCGCGCGCAAGCGGATCACCCGCAGCGCTGTCGAGGTCGCGGCAGGACGCGTCCCCGTCATCGTGGGCGTCGGGGCCCTGAGCACGGCCGAGGTCGTCGCCAACCTCGCTGAGGCGCACGCCGCCGGCGCGAGCGGCGCGCTGCTGCAGCCGATGGCCTACCAGCCTCTGCAGCCCGACGAGATCTACGGCCTCTACCGTGACGCCGCCGCGTCTTCCGACATCCCGCTGTGGGTCTACAACAACCCGGGGACCACCGGGCACCGCTTCGGTGTGGACGAGCTCGCCCGGCTGGCCAGGCTGTCCGGCGTCGCCGGGTTCAAAGACCGTGGAGCGAACGGCCCGGACGTCAAGGACCGCATCGAGAAGATCACCGCCGAGCTGCCGCAGCGGACCGCGAACCGGCTCGACTGGGGCTTCAGCGGAGACGGGCTCGGCGCCCAGATCCTCCTCGCAGGAGCCTCTGCGTGGCACTCGAGCATCGCCGGGGTGCTGCCCGACATCTGCGTGGCGATCACCCGGGCCGCGACGTCGGGCCAAGCAGCCGAGGCGCGGACGCTCCAGCTCCAGCTCACGCCGCTCGCGATCATCGTCCGCCAGTACGGCGGGATCCGCGTCGCCCACGCGATCGCCGAGATCCTCGGGCTCGCCCCCGGTGCGCTCCCGAAGCCGCTGCTCCCGCTGCCGGTCGATGCCCGGATGCTCGTGCAGATCACCGTCGAGGCGATCAAGGTGCCGAAGCCTCCTGCCCCCAAGCGTGAGCGCACCCAGGCGACGAGGCCGACCTCCGAGGACGAGACGCGAGCCACAGCGGCTGAGGAGTCCGCCGCGGCAGGACGCCACTCCGGCTGA